A stretch of [Clostridium] innocuum DNA encodes these proteins:
- a CDS encoding carbohydrate ABC transporter permease: MNKKKMSSHAWYKIFVYVAMIVFAISIIVPVAWVFLSSVKSQLDLVGDPWSMPTQFLWSNFVDAMEKARMGEYFINSVFVTVLGLIFLLVLALPASYVLARYPFKGKKFFNALFMAGLFVNVNYIVLPIYLMLFQADQLLGVEVFLNNKVMLALVNAATSLPFTIYLLSGYFKTLPKAYEEAALIDGCGYFKTMTKIMIPMARPSIITVILFQFLAFWNEYIMAFTLMDKDNATLAVGLKFLMADQRSQANYGVMYAGLVIVMVPTLILYICVQKKLTQGMSLGGLKD, translated from the coding sequence ATGAATAAGAAAAAAATGTCCTCTCATGCCTGGTATAAGATATTCGTCTACGTGGCGATGATTGTATTCGCCATCAGCATCATCGTTCCGGTTGCCTGGGTATTTCTGTCCAGTGTGAAATCACAGCTGGATCTGGTTGGCGATCCATGGTCCATGCCGACGCAGTTTCTCTGGAGTAACTTCGTTGATGCGATGGAAAAGGCCCGCATGGGAGAGTATTTCATCAATTCCGTATTTGTCACCGTGCTCGGTCTGATTTTCCTGCTGGTGCTGGCACTGCCTGCATCCTATGTTCTGGCAAGATATCCGTTCAAGGGCAAGAAATTCTTCAATGCCCTGTTTATGGCAGGCCTGTTTGTCAATGTAAACTATATTGTGCTGCCGATTTATCTGATGCTGTTTCAGGCGGATCAACTGCTCGGTGTGGAGGTGTTCCTGAATAATAAGGTCATGCTGGCACTGGTGAATGCAGCGACCAGTCTTCCGTTCACGATTTATCTGCTGAGCGGCTACTTCAAGACGCTGCCGAAGGCGTATGAGGAAGCAGCACTGATTGACGGCTGCGGTTATTTCAAGACAATGACGAAAATCATGATTCCAATGGCCAGACCAAGTATCATTACCGTTATTCTGTTCCAGTTCCTTGCGTTCTGGAATGAGTATATCATGGCGTTTACCTTGATGGATAAGGACAATGCAACGCTGGCTGTCGGATTGAAATTTCTGATGGCGGATCAGCGCTCGCAGGCGAATTACGGTGTCATGTATGCCGGTCTTGTTATCGTTATGGTACCAACTTTGATTCTGTATATCTGTGTACAGAAGAAACTGACCCAGGGCATGAGCCTTGGAGGTCTGAAAGATTAG
- a CDS encoding sugar ABC transporter permease: MNKKKAQRRFVFACLAPAVILVILFMVIPTFNVFRYSLYGKTGIVGDAPFVGLNNFKILFTDSRFIESMQNMILIIVMVTLFTVVLAVLFATLLTREEFKGKNFFRVIFYIPNILSIVVIAGIFSAIYAPDNGLLNSFLEMIGLGMLQKQWMGDSGIILYSIIFALVWQAIGYYMVMYMASMSSIPENLYEAAALEGAGKVKQFFMITLPLIWNNIRTTLTFFVISTINLSFMFIQINTNGDLGSEVPLNYMYNKAFGGNYSYGMAIGVITFIFSFALSGLLNKITERDVLEF, from the coding sequence ATGAATAAAAAGAAAGCACAGAGAAGATTTGTCTTTGCCTGTCTGGCACCGGCGGTTATTCTTGTGATTCTCTTTATGGTGATTCCTACCTTCAACGTATTCCGTTACTCTCTGTACGGGAAAACGGGAATCGTCGGCGATGCCCCGTTTGTAGGATTGAACAACTTTAAAATTTTATTTACCGATTCGCGTTTTATTGAATCCATGCAGAACATGATTCTGATCATTGTAATGGTGACGCTGTTTACCGTTGTACTCGCTGTTCTGTTTGCGACCTTGCTGACAAGAGAAGAATTCAAAGGGAAAAACTTCTTCCGTGTCATCTTCTACATTCCTAATATTTTAAGTATTGTTGTTATCGCCGGTATCTTCTCGGCAATTTATGCACCGGATAACGGATTGCTGAACAGTTTTCTTGAAATGATCGGTCTGGGTATGCTGCAGAAGCAATGGATGGGAGATTCCGGTATCATATTATATTCCATTATCTTTGCACTGGTATGGCAGGCAATCGGCTACTATATGGTTATGTATATGGCCAGTATGTCGTCCATTCCGGAAAACCTGTATGAGGCGGCTGCTCTGGAAGGGGCAGGAAAGGTAAAACAGTTCTTCATGATTACGCTTCCACTGATCTGGAACAACATCCGAACAACACTGACCTTCTTCGTTATTTCCACGATCAATCTAAGCTTTATGTTCATTCAGATCAATACGAATGGAGATCTTGGAAGTGAAGTACCGCTGAACTATATGTATAACAAGGCATTCGGAGGAAATTATTCCTATGGTATGGCAATCGGTGTCATCACCTTTATCTTCTCCTTCGCCCTGTCCGGTTTACTGAACAAAATCACAGAACGTGATGTTCTGGAATTCTAG
- a CDS encoding carbohydrate ABC transporter substrate-binding protein — MKKMVALACVGLMAASVVTGCSSKKDDASSGSDGEKRIVKFDAFSGGNGEEVWKEMAKAFEAKNKDVKIELRFEKDLPAVLNKENSKGEYSDIVYYNLGQQSQFTETQLNSKKVEDISDVFADENVKKNINPDFVNNPVSQFYGDGKNYLAPIMYTPGGLYYNANLVGEGKKYEIPQTWDDMFKLGDQLKEEGKVSLFTYATAGYLDNTILSVIQEAGGQDLLSKLLNYDSEAWKTKEGKTVTDTIGRLVKDYMEPNTVANANVKDGFTKNQQAVIDGKALFMPNGSWVVGEMEATTPKDFKWGVSAVPALTKDGKKAITTFTEQCWIPSEAKNKDDAKAFLKFIYSEEGANIMLKYNCVVPVNGITEKLTGVNKELYNVYNDENVTAVIGAFAPFDSAAIPDVDMKKVLCFTADDINTGKTTAEKWNSELVKTWKTISEHPVK, encoded by the coding sequence ATGAAAAAAATGGTAGCACTTGCTTGTGTAGGGTTAATGGCCGCAAGCGTTGTTACAGGCTGCAGCAGCAAGAAGGATGATGCATCTTCTGGCAGTGACGGCGAAAAACGTATCGTTAAATTTGATGCGTTCTCTGGAGGAAACGGTGAAGAAGTTTGGAAGGAAATGGCGAAGGCATTCGAAGCAAAAAATAAAGATGTCAAGATTGAGCTTCGTTTTGAGAAGGACTTACCAGCAGTTCTGAACAAGGAAAACAGCAAAGGGGAATATTCCGATATCGTTTATTACAACCTGGGACAGCAAAGCCAGTTTACAGAAACTCAGCTGAACAGCAAGAAGGTGGAAGACATCTCTGATGTATTCGCAGATGAAAATGTTAAGAAAAACATCAATCCGGATTTCGTAAACAACCCGGTATCTCAGTTCTATGGTGACGGCAAAAACTATCTGGCACCAATCATGTATACACCTGGTGGTTTATATTACAATGCAAACCTGGTTGGCGAAGGAAAGAAATATGAAATTCCTCAGACCTGGGATGATATGTTCAAGCTTGGTGACCAGCTGAAAGAAGAAGGCAAGGTTTCTCTGTTCACGTATGCAACAGCAGGATATCTGGATAACACAATCCTTTCCGTTATTCAGGAAGCCGGCGGACAGGATCTGCTGAGCAAGCTGCTGAACTACGATTCTGAGGCTTGGAAAACAAAAGAAGGTAAGACAGTTACCGATACCATCGGACGTCTTGTAAAAGATTACATGGAACCGAATACGGTTGCAAATGCTAACGTAAAAGACGGATTCACAAAGAACCAGCAGGCTGTTATCGACGGTAAGGCTCTGTTCATGCCAAACGGAAGCTGGGTAGTTGGTGAAATGGAAGCTACAACTCCGAAGGATTTCAAATGGGGTGTAAGCGCAGTGCCTGCACTGACAAAAGACGGAAAGAAAGCCATCACGACCTTTACAGAGCAGTGCTGGATCCCTTCCGAAGCTAAGAACAAAGACGACGCAAAAGCATTCCTGAAATTTATCTATTCTGAGGAAGGCGCAAACATCATGCTGAAATACAACTGTGTTGTACCTGTCAACGGTATCACAGAAAAACTGACAGGCGTTAACAAAGAGCTGTACAATGTATACAATGACGAGAATGTTACTGCAGTTATCGGCGCATTTGCACCATTTGACTCTGCGGCTATCCCTGATGTAGACATGAAGAAGGTATTATGTTTCACAGCTGATGATATCAATACTGGTAAGACTACTGCTGAAAAGTGGAACAGTGAATTAGTGAAAACTTGGAAAACGATTAGTGAGCATCCAGTAAAATAA